The Haloferax volcanii DS2 DNA segment TCGAAGGCATCCGCCGACCCTAGTTCCATCGCAACGGCGTAAGTTGCGCCGAATTAAAAACACCGTGGGAGCCGGCGAACGCGTCGCACGACCGCCGCCGGTCGAATCCGACGACGTGACAGCGACCGAATGGTTCCGCGGACGCCCAACACCGGCGGCGACCCCCGTGATTCGGGGAGCCAGCCGGCGGCGGCGACCTACTTCGGCCGGGCGACGATACCGAGGTGGTCCGCGTGGAAGCGGTCGAGGCGGGCGGTTTCGAGGAGTTCGTACGCCGAGTCGAGTTCAGCGATCACGTCGTCGAACACGTCGTCCGGCTCCGCAGTCACGTCCTCGCTGCGCGCCTTGACGGCCATCAGGAGTCGGCCGTCGTCCGCGAGGAACTGTCGGTTGCGGACGGCGACGGTCGCCTGCCCGCGGGTCGCCACGTCCATGACGAGGCAATCGATGCCGGCTTCGACGACGTGCGCGTAGGAGTCGGGGTCGCGCGCGTCCTTCAGAAGCGGAAAGAGGTTGTCGCGGTCCTCGGCGACGCCGACGAGGTCGCGGACGGGTCGCGGCGCGAACTCCACGGCGTAGGTCGGCCCGGCGAAGTCGGCGACGTGCGAGACGGTCGTCCCCGAGGCGGCCCCGAGGTAGAGCACCGACTCGCCGCCGACGAGGCCCGTGTCCATGCCGAGTTCAAGCATCGCGCCGAGCTTCGAACGCCCGGCGTCCCACGCGCGCCAGCCGTCGGAATCGACGGGTTCGCCGTAGACCGGTTCGCCCCGCGTCGAGAGGCGCTCGCGGCCGCCGAACGTCCGGCGTTCGACGCCGTCGGGGAGAGCGGCGTCGGCGGCGGAGCCGTCGTCGCTCATTCGTCGCCCCCCTCGTCGGCGCGGGCGCGAATCGTCTCCATCCGGTCGGCGAGTTCGGCGTGCAGGTCCGGCCGGTAGTCGCCCGAGTAGTGGTCGACGCGGGCGGCGATAGCGAGTTTCCCGGCGAGCGCGCGG contains these protein-coding regions:
- a CDS encoding fibrillarin-like rRNA/tRNA 2'-O-methyltransferase; translation: MSDDGSAADAALPDGVERRTFGGRERLSTRGEPVYGEPVDSDGWRAWDAGRSKLGAMLELGMDTGLVGGESVLYLGAASGTTVSHVADFAGPTYAVEFAPRPVRDLVGVAEDRDNLFPLLKDARDPDSYAHVVEAGIDCLVMDVATRGQATVAVRNRQFLADDGRLLMAVKARSEDVTAEPDDVFDDVIAELDSAYELLETARLDRFHADHLGIVARPK